In one window of Pseudooceanicola aestuarii DNA:
- the hslU gene encoding ATP-dependent protease ATPase subunit HslU yields MTDLTPREIVSELDRFIIGQKDAKRAVAVALRNRWRRKQLADDLRDEVYPKNILMIGPTGVGKTEISRRLAKLARAPFLKVEATKFTEVGYVGRDVEQIVRDLVDAAIAMTRDHMREDVKTRAHAAAEDRVITAIAGEDAREGTREMFRKKLRSGELDDTIIELDVADTSNPLSMMDVPGQPGGGQMGMMNLGDLFGKAFGGRTVRKKLTVAESHDMLIGEEADKLLDDETVHRAALRSVEENGIVFLDEIDKVCARTDARGGDVSREGVQRDLLPLIEGTTVSTKYGPVKTDHILFIASGAFHIAKPSDLLPELQGRLPIRVELKPLTEADFVRILTETDNALTRQYTALMGTEEVTVTFTDDGIAALARIAAEVNQSVENIGARRLYTVMERVFEELSFAAPDRGGQTVEVNEAFVQENLGELAASADLSRYVL; encoded by the coding sequence ATGACCGACCTGACCCCCCGCGAGATCGTCTCGGAACTCGACCGTTTCATCATCGGCCAGAAGGACGCGAAACGTGCCGTGGCCGTAGCCCTGCGCAACCGCTGGCGGCGCAAGCAGCTGGCCGATGACCTGCGCGACGAGGTGTATCCCAAGAACATCCTGATGATCGGCCCGACCGGCGTCGGGAAAACCGAAATCTCCCGCCGCCTGGCGAAACTGGCCCGCGCGCCGTTCCTCAAGGTCGAGGCGACCAAGTTCACCGAGGTCGGTTATGTCGGACGGGATGTCGAACAGATCGTGCGCGATCTGGTGGATGCCGCCATCGCCATGACCCGCGACCACATGCGCGAGGACGTGAAGACCCGCGCCCATGCCGCCGCCGAAGATCGCGTGATCACTGCCATCGCCGGAGAAGACGCCCGCGAAGGCACGCGGGAGATGTTCCGCAAGAAGCTGCGCAGCGGAGAGTTGGACGACACCATCATCGAGCTGGACGTGGCCGACACCTCCAACCCGCTGTCGATGATGGATGTGCCGGGCCAGCCCGGCGGTGGTCAGATGGGGATGATGAATCTTGGCGATCTATTCGGGAAGGCCTTCGGCGGGCGCACCGTCCGCAAGAAACTGACCGTCGCCGAAAGCCATGACATGCTGATCGGCGAGGAAGCCGACAAGCTGCTGGACGACGAGACGGTCCACCGCGCCGCCCTGCGTTCGGTGGAGGAAAACGGCATCGTCTTCCTGGACGAGATCGACAAGGTCTGTGCCCGCACCGATGCCCGTGGCGGCGACGTCTCCCGCGAGGGGGTGCAGCGCGACCTGCTGCCGCTGATCGAGGGCACGACCGTCTCGACCAAGTACGGGCCGGTGAAGACGGATCATATCCTGTTCATCGCCTCCGGGGCGTTCCACATTGCCAAACCCTCCGATCTGCTGCCGGAATTGCAGGGTCGCCTGCCGATCCGGGTGGAACTCAAACCCCTGACCGAAGCCGATTTCGTCCGCATCCTGACCGAGACGGACAACGCGCTGACCCGGCAATACACCGCCCTGATGGGTACCGAAGAGGTAACAGTCACCTTTACCGACGATGGCATTGCCGCGCTGGCCCGCATCGCGGCGGAGGTCAACCAGAGCGTGGAGAACATCGGCGCCCGGCGGCTTTATACCGTGATGGAACGGGTGTTCGAAGAACTGTCCTTTGCCGCGCCTGACCGGGGCGGGCAGACGGTGGAGGTCAACGAGGCCTTCGTGCAGGAAAATCTGGGCGAACTTGCCGCCTCTGCCGATCTCAGCCGCTACGTGCTTTAG
- a CDS encoding Smr/MutS family protein — protein MNRRLTSDELDLWRKVAERTERLHDSTSREVARPAPKAPTLRRREAVPQDMRIGKQVKSPAPAHDLQAELTERLHGLPLRMDRKLHGRMTRGKLAPEARIDLHGMTTDRAHTALRGFVLRCAREGMRLVLVITGKGRDEAGTNIIPDRKGVLRHQVPQWLSLPPLSHLVLQITPAHRKHGGHGAYYVYLTRNR, from the coding sequence ATGAACCGGCGCCTGACTTCGGATGAGCTTGACCTCTGGCGCAAGGTGGCAGAGCGGACGGAGCGCCTGCACGACAGCACCTCGCGGGAGGTCGCGCGCCCCGCGCCCAAAGCTCCCACCTTGCGCCGTCGAGAGGCCGTGCCGCAGGACATGCGCATCGGCAAACAGGTGAAATCCCCCGCCCCCGCGCATGATCTACAGGCGGAGTTGACGGAAAGACTGCACGGCCTCCCCCTGCGGATGGACCGGAAACTGCACGGCCGGATGACCCGAGGCAAGCTTGCGCCCGAGGCCCGGATCGACCTGCATGGCATGACCACGGACCGCGCCCATACCGCGCTGCGGGGGTTCGTCCTGCGCTGCGCGCGGGAGGGGATGCGGCTGGTTCTGGTGATCACCGGCAAGGGGCGGGACGAGGCCGGCACGAACATCATTCCCGACCGCAAGGGGGTGCTGCGCCACCAGGTGCCACAATGGCTGTCCTTGCCGCCATTGTCACATCTGGTCCTTCAGATCACCCCGGCCCACCGCAAGCACGGCGGGCACGGGGCCTATTACGTCTATCTCACGCGCAATCGCTAA
- the hslV gene encoding ATP-dependent protease subunit HslV translates to MADNDFPGWHGTTIIGVRKGGRVVIAGDGQVSVGNTVMKGTARKVRRLSPGGYDVVAGFAGSTADAFTLLERLEAKLEATPGQLARASVELAKDWRTDKYLQKLEAMLIVSDGKDLYVITGAGDVLEPEHDVIAIGSGGNYALAAGRALMDSDHDAEEVARRAMAIAADICVFTNGNVIVESIA, encoded by the coding sequence ATGGCCGACAACGACTTTCCCGGATGGCACGGGACGACGATCATCGGAGTCCGCAAGGGCGGGCGTGTCGTGATCGCAGGAGACGGGCAGGTGTCCGTCGGCAATACCGTGATGAAGGGCACCGCCCGCAAGGTCCGCCGCCTGTCGCCGGGTGGCTATGACGTGGTGGCCGGATTCGCCGGGTCCACCGCCGATGCGTTCACCCTGCTGGAGCGGCTGGAAGCCAAGCTGGAGGCGACGCCCGGACAGCTGGCCCGCGCCAGCGTGGAACTGGCCAAGGACTGGCGCACCGACAAGTACCTGCAAAAGCTGGAGGCGATGCTGATCGTCTCGGACGGCAAGGATCTTTATGTCATCACCGGCGCCGGCGATGTGCTGGAACCCGAACATGACGTGATCGCCATCGGTTCGGGCGGGAACTACGCGCTGGCCGCCGGGCGCGCCCTGATGGACAGCGATCACGACGCCGAGGAGGTTGCCCGCCGCGCCATGGCCATCGCTGCCGATATCTGCGTGTTCACCAATGGCAATGTCATCGTGGAATCCATCGCGTGA
- a CDS encoding murein transglycosylase A gives MIRAAALALTLAGSVAEAAETTYSVLSFKDLVGWPTDDHDAALKVFLKTCGDMKDPDWQAICKVAANQPAGRTFFELFFTPVLIQDGTPALFTGYFEPELRGSLTPTDEYRYPVYAMPPEARGSGVWLSRRRIEEDLPLAGRGLEIAWVDDPVELFFLQIQGSGRVLLPDGSHLRLGFAGSNGHKYRSIGVELVRRGIYDQHQVSAQVIRNWVRRNPVEGAELLKHNPGYVFFREVRDVSPEEGPKGAMNRSITEGRTVAIDPAYIPLGAPVWVEKQGNRKLLRLMIAQDTGSAIKGPQRADIFTGTGHHAWRQASRMKDGGRMVVLMPIQRAYAMMTELTE, from the coding sequence ATGATCCGGGCGGCGGCGCTGGCTCTGACCCTTGCCGGGTCCGTGGCAGAGGCCGCCGAGACGACGTATTCCGTCCTGTCGTTCAAGGATCTTGTCGGTTGGCCGACAGATGACCACGACGCCGCGCTGAAGGTCTTTCTGAAGACCTGCGGCGACATGAAAGACCCCGATTGGCAGGCCATCTGCAAGGTCGCCGCCAATCAGCCGGCTGGGCGGACGTTCTTCGAATTGTTCTTTACGCCGGTTCTGATTCAGGACGGCACCCCGGCGCTGTTCACCGGCTATTTCGAACCGGAATTGCGCGGCTCCCTCACCCCTACGGATGAATATCGGTATCCCGTCTATGCCATGCCCCCGGAGGCGCGGGGCAGCGGGGTCTGGCTATCGCGGCGCCGTATCGAAGAGGATCTGCCTCTGGCCGGGCGCGGGCTGGAAATTGCCTGGGTGGATGATCCGGTGGAATTGTTCTTCCTTCAGATCCAGGGCTCCGGGCGTGTGCTGTTGCCGGACGGCTCGCATCTGCGGTTGGGTTTTGCCGGGTCGAACGGGCACAAGTACCGGTCCATCGGTGTCGAGCTTGTCCGCCGCGGCATCTACGACCAGCACCAGGTATCCGCCCAGGTGATCCGCAACTGGGTTCGGCGGAATCCGGTCGAAGGCGCGGAATTGTTGAAACATAATCCCGGCTACGTGTTCTTTCGCGAGGTGCGCGATGTCTCTCCCGAGGAAGGGCCGAAAGGCGCGATGAACCGGTCCATCACCGAGGGACGCACCGTCGCGATCGACCCGGCCTATATCCCGCTGGGCGCGCCGGTCTGGGTTGAGAAACAGGGCAACCGCAAACTGTTGCGCCTGATGATCGCGCAGGATACCGGGTCCGCGATCAAGGGACCGCAGCGTGCCGATATCTTCACCGGCACCGGCCATCATGCCTGGCGACAAGCTTCCCGGATGAAGGACGGCGGGCGCATGGTGGTCCTTATGCCGATCCAGCGGGCCTATGCGATGATGACGGAACTGACAGAATGA
- the addA gene encoding double-strand break repair helicase AddA gives MTGIPRDEATLRQITAAAPDRSTWLSANAGSGKTRVLTDRVARLLLQGVSPQNILCLTYTRAAASEMQNRLFRRLGEWAMLPEPALRDALAQLGEEETIDAARLAHARTLFARAIETPGGLKIQTIHSFCSALLRRFPLEAGVSPKFTELDDRSAANLRAEVVDEIASGETAHLLDALVVRSTETSLDRLTATIAGSRDLFRGSGDRASIAAVFDLGPDVDTAAVLAEAFEPGDAEAMTRLGEVLRQSSKSTDQKAGAPLALLPDDPRALFDTAQQLCLTTAGTVRKKFPTKGVRDDNPALIEWYDDFAQRLFVASDRMKSVRAIDRAEVLNAFARDFLDRYAQAKLLRGWLDFDDLIFKTRDLLTDPAVSAWVLYRLDGGIDHILLDEAQDTSPVQWQVIELLAREFTTGQGARDEVTRTLFVVGDTKQSIYSFQGADPAEFIRMQEEFGQRLADVGRDLQRLELEYSFRSSSAVLSLVDRVFEGRADAGFSPTQTHRAFKDRMPGRVDLWGHVEPVTEDDPGDWYDPVDRVGQDHHNVILARALATRIGEMIETGTIPAEIGHTGTYIQRRVEPGDVMILVRGRNGIFPEIIRACKEQGLPIAGADRLKVGGELAVRDLTALLSFLALPEDDLSLAVVLKSPLFNWGERGLYDLAHDRAGPRLWPELVRREAEFPATVAALRDLREQVDYLRPYDLLSRVLIRHDGRLKFLRRLGEEAEDGIDALLDQALAYERTEIPSLTGFLVWMESDETEIKREVDSAANQIRVMTVHGAKGLEAPVVILPDTYDRATRYDSAVVPADDVALWSVPSAQAPEAYQELRARHIARMEEERDRLLYVAMTRAESWLIVAAAGKLGKDGDDWYSRIEEAMKAQGAIRVDTPTGPGLRIETGDWHGTIPPDAVARPATQVTPPDWTHSTPPPAPPRPVTVSPSDLGGAKALPGEAGQEEAIALRRGAMMHLLLEHLPAAAPETRADLAARLLVRDPVADPAEAQEITRQALELLERPALRPLFDGSALGEIPVTAALDELGGARLHGVIDLLIPGDGHVLAVDFKTNAVVPGTPEAVPAGLLRQMGAYAAMLAQIYPGQRIDTAILWTATGTLMELPHDLVTAALREARLP, from the coding sequence ATGACCGGTATCCCGCGCGACGAGGCCACCCTGCGCCAGATCACCGCCGCGGCGCCCGACCGATCCACCTGGCTGTCGGCGAATGCCGGGTCGGGCAAGACGCGGGTGCTGACCGACCGGGTGGCGCGGCTGCTGTTGCAGGGCGTGTCGCCGCAAAACATCCTGTGCCTGACCTATACGCGCGCGGCGGCAAGCGAGATGCAGAACCGCCTGTTCCGGCGGCTGGGGGAATGGGCGATGCTGCCTGAACCTGCGCTGCGCGACGCCCTTGCCCAGCTGGGGGAGGAGGAAACCATCGACGCCGCCCGCCTGGCCCATGCCCGCACCCTGTTCGCCCGCGCCATCGAGACGCCCGGCGGGCTGAAGATCCAGACCATTCATTCCTTCTGCTCTGCCCTGCTGCGCCGCTTCCCGCTGGAAGCCGGGGTATCGCCCAAGTTCACCGAACTGGACGACCGCAGCGCCGCCAACCTGCGCGCCGAGGTGGTGGACGAGATCGCCAGCGGAGAGACCGCGCATCTGCTGGACGCGCTGGTCGTGCGCTCCACCGAGACATCTCTGGACCGGCTGACCGCCACGATTGCCGGGTCGCGCGATCTGTTTCGGGGGTCCGGCGACCGGGCCAGCATCGCCGCGGTCTTCGACCTGGGGCCGGATGTCGACACCGCCGCCGTTCTGGCAGAGGCGTTCGAGCCCGGCGACGCAGAGGCGATGACCCGCCTGGGCGAGGTTCTGCGCCAAAGTAGCAAATCCACGGATCAAAAGGCCGGCGCGCCGCTGGCCCTGCTGCCCGACGATCCGCGCGCCCTGTTCGACACGGCGCAACAGCTGTGCCTGACCACCGCCGGCACGGTGCGCAAGAAATTCCCGACCAAGGGCGTGCGCGACGACAATCCCGCACTGATCGAATGGTACGACGATTTTGCCCAGCGCCTCTTTGTCGCGTCCGACCGGATGAAATCCGTCCGGGCCATCGATCGGGCAGAGGTTCTGAACGCCTTTGCCCGCGATTTCCTGGACCGTTATGCGCAGGCGAAGCTGCTGCGCGGGTGGCTGGATTTCGACGACCTGATCTTCAAGACACGGGATCTGCTGACCGATCCGGCGGTCTCGGCCTGGGTGCTCTACCGGCTGGATGGGGGGATCGATCACATCCTGCTGGACGAGGCGCAGGATACCTCGCCCGTGCAATGGCAGGTGATCGAATTGCTGGCCCGCGAATTCACCACCGGGCAGGGCGCGCGGGACGAGGTGACGCGCACCCTGTTCGTGGTCGGCGACACGAAACAGTCGATCTATTCCTTCCAGGGGGCCGATCCGGCGGAGTTCATTCGCATGCAGGAGGAATTCGGCCAGCGGCTGGCCGATGTCGGCCGTGACCTGCAACGGCTTGAACTGGAATATTCCTTCCGCTCCTCCTCCGCCGTGCTGTCGCTGGTGGACCGGGTGTTCGAAGGGCGCGCCGATGCCGGGTTCAGCCCTACCCAGACCCACCGCGCATTCAAGGACCGGATGCCCGGCCGCGTCGATCTGTGGGGTCATGTCGAACCGGTGACGGAGGACGACCCCGGCGATTGGTACGATCCCGTCGACCGTGTGGGCCAGGATCATCACAATGTCATTCTGGCCCGCGCCCTGGCCACCCGCATCGGGGAGATGATCGAAACCGGCACCATCCCCGCCGAGATCGGCCATACGGGAACGTATATCCAACGCCGCGTCGAACCCGGCGACGTGATGATCCTGGTCCGGGGCAGAAACGGGATCTTTCCCGAGATCATTCGCGCCTGCAAGGAGCAGGGCCTGCCCATCGCGGGCGCCGACCGGCTGAAGGTCGGCGGAGAGCTGGCGGTACGCGACCTGACGGCGCTGCTGTCCTTTCTTGCCTTGCCAGAGGACGACCTCTCGCTGGCAGTGGTGCTGAAATCGCCTCTGTTCAACTGGGGAGAGCGGGGGCTTTATGACCTGGCCCATGACCGTGCCGGCCCGCGCCTGTGGCCCGAGCTGGTGCGGCGGGAGGCAGAGTTCCCCGCCACCGTGGCCGCGTTGCGCGATCTGCGTGAACAGGTGGATTATCTGCGCCCCTACGACCTGCTGTCGCGCGTCCTGATCCGCCATGACGGGCGACTGAAGTTCCTGCGCCGCCTGGGGGAGGAGGCCGAAGACGGCATCGACGCCCTGCTGGACCAGGCGCTGGCCTACGAGCGGACGGAAATTCCCAGCCTGACCGGCTTCCTGGTCTGGATGGAAAGCGACGAGACGGAGATCAAGCGGGAGGTCGATTCCGCCGCCAACCAGATCCGCGTGATGACCGTTCACGGCGCCAAGGGGTTGGAAGCCCCGGTGGTGATCCTGCCCGACACCTATGACCGCGCCACCCGCTATGACAGCGCGGTGGTGCCCGCCGATGACGTGGCGCTGTGGTCCGTCCCCTCCGCCCAGGCGCCCGAGGCCTACCAGGAACTGCGCGCCCGCCACATCGCCCGGATGGAGGAAGAACGCGATCGGCTGCTCTATGTCGCGATGACGCGAGCGGAATCGTGGCTGATCGTCGCCGCTGCCGGCAAGCTGGGGAAAGACGGCGACGATTGGTACAGCCGGATCGAGGAGGCGATGAAGGCACAGGGGGCGATCCGGGTGGACACGCCCACTGGCCCCGGCCTGCGGATCGAGACGGGCGATTGGCACGGCACCATACCGCCCGATGCGGTGGCCCGGCCGGCCACGCAGGTCACGCCGCCTGACTGGACCCACAGCACCCCGCCGCCCGCGCCACCGCGCCCGGTGACGGTCAGCCCGTCGGACCTGGGCGGGGCCAAGGCCCTGCCGGGGGAGGCCGGGCAGGAGGAGGCCATCGCGCTGCGTCGCGGCGCCATGATGCACCTGCTGCTGGAACACCTGCCTGCCGCTGCACCTGAAACCCGGGCCGACCTGGCCGCGCGTTTGCTGGTCCGCGACCCGGTGGCAGACCCGGCCGAGGCGCAGGAGATCACCCGGCAGGCGCTTGAGTTGCTGGAGCGCCCGGCGCTGCGCCCGTTGTTCGATGGCAGCGCGCTGGGGGAAATCCCGGTGACCGCCGCGCTGGACGAACTGGGTGGCGCCCGATTGCACGGCGTGATCGACCTGCTGATCCCCGGCGACGGCCACGTTCTGGCTGTCGATTTCAAGACCAACGCCGTGGTCCCCGGCACGCCCGAGGCCGTGCCCGCAGGGCTGCTGCGCCAGATGGGAGCCTATGCCGCGATGCTGGCGCAGATCTATCCCGGCCAGCGCATAGACACGGCGATCCTGTGGACCGCCACTGGCACGTTGATGGAGCTGCCGCACGATCTTGTGACCGCCGCGCTTCGCGAGGCGCGGCTGCCTTGA
- the addB gene encoding double-strand break repair protein AddB, which yields MFDPTDQARLFGLPPGADFPRALIDGLRDRLAHAPPHEIGRTVLIVNTRRMARRLRALFDAGPPALLPRIMLVTDLALAGGAAAAVPPAVSPIRRRLELAQLVGALLEAEPDLAPRAHLYDLADSLAALMDEMQGEGVTPGDIAALDVEDQSGHWVRAQRFLTIVTQLAGREDLPDPEARSRKLVSGLIAHWQDQPPQHPVILAGSTGSRGTTHMLMQAVARLPQGAVVLPGFDFDLPAAVWDGLDDALTGEDHPQFRFARLTRHLELRPDQVKPWAQCEVPQDRNRLISLALRPAPVTHQWLAEGPALDGLATATEHVTLIEAPSMRLEAQAIALRLRKTVEDGGTAALITPNRMLTRQVEAALDGWGIVADDSAGEPLHLTPQGRFLRHVGALFIEDLTAEGLLTLLKHPLCHSGGQRGRHLALTAQLELRLRRHGPAFPDRAALDAFAHAEGTDHARQWCDWLADCVMDRRDAQTRPVATRLATHVALAERLTRGCAEDAEITMWRRDGGEKAQDVVARLALDADHGGTVTARDYDAIFGAILSGEDMRKPGEPRSDILIWGTLEARVQGAGLVILAGLNEGSWPEAPTPDLWLNRPLRKAAGLLLPDRRIGLSAHDFQQAVAAPQVWLTRATKTEGAETVASRWLNRLKNLMSGLPPAGPQAWADMTARGAEWLALARRLEDAGPPQPAPRPSPRPPVAARPRKMSVTEVEKLIRDPYAIYAKKILGLRPLDPLMKAPDARLRGIIAHEVFETFVKGLQDGTLPNTPEALTDVAAQVLSDLVPWTEARLLWHSRIARIAEWFCEREDNRQAHLDLTSPEAEGRAEIPSLGFTLTAKADRVDRDRDGRYRLYDYKTGSAPSAKEQKFFAKQLLLEAAIAERAGFARMGPMAVAEAIYIQLSNDPKEVPVPLEDVPPGQAWEELTRLITAWLQPERGYTSRAAMKRDAAAGDYDLLARFGEWDYTDDPQPEDMP from the coding sequence ATGTTTGACCCCACCGACCAGGCACGCCTGTTCGGCCTGCCACCCGGCGCGGATTTCCCCCGCGCCCTGATCGACGGACTGCGCGACAGGCTGGCCCACGCCCCCCCGCACGAGATCGGCCGCACCGTTCTGATCGTGAACACCCGGCGGATGGCGCGGCGGTTGCGCGCCCTGTTCGACGCGGGGCCGCCCGCCCTGTTGCCGCGCATCATGCTGGTAACGGACCTGGCACTGGCCGGGGGTGCGGCGGCTGCGGTTCCGCCTGCCGTGTCACCCATACGGCGGCGTCTGGAATTGGCGCAGCTGGTCGGCGCGTTGCTGGAAGCGGAGCCGGACCTGGCACCGCGCGCCCATCTGTATGACCTGGCCGACAGCCTGGCCGCCCTGATGGACGAAATGCAGGGGGAGGGGGTGACGCCCGGCGACATCGCCGCGCTGGACGTCGAAGACCAGTCCGGCCATTGGGTCCGCGCCCAGCGGTTCCTGACCATCGTCACCCAGCTGGCCGGGCGCGAGGATCTGCCTGACCCGGAGGCGCGCAGCCGCAAGCTTGTCAGCGGGCTGATCGCCCATTGGCAGGATCAGCCGCCGCAGCATCCGGTGATCCTGGCCGGTTCGACCGGCTCACGCGGGACGACGCACATGTTGATGCAGGCGGTGGCACGGCTGCCGCAGGGCGCGGTGGTTCTGCCCGGTTTCGACTTTGACCTCCCGGCCGCGGTCTGGGACGGGCTGGACGATGCGCTGACGGGGGAGGATCACCCCCAGTTCCGCTTTGCGCGGCTGACGCGACATCTGGAACTGCGCCCCGACCAGGTGAAGCCATGGGCGCAATGCGAGGTGCCACAAGACCGTAACCGGCTGATATCTCTGGCGCTTCGCCCCGCGCCGGTGACGCATCAATGGCTGGCGGAGGGCCCCGCGCTGGACGGACTTGCCACCGCGACCGAACATGTCACCCTGATCGAGGCGCCGTCGATGCGGTTGGAGGCCCAGGCCATCGCCCTGCGCCTGCGCAAAACCGTGGAGGACGGCGGCACCGCCGCGCTGATCACCCCGAACCGCATGTTGACCCGTCAGGTGGAAGCCGCGCTGGACGGCTGGGGCATCGTCGCCGACGATTCCGCCGGCGAGCCGCTGCACCTGACCCCGCAAGGCCGGTTCCTGCGCCATGTCGGGGCGCTGTTCATCGAGGATCTGACGGCGGAGGGGCTGCTGACCCTGCTGAAACACCCGTTGTGCCATTCCGGCGGCCAGCGGGGGCGGCATCTGGCGCTGACCGCACAGCTGGAACTGCGCCTGCGCCGCCACGGCCCTGCCTTCCCCGACCGCGCCGCGCTGGACGCGTTCGCCCATGCCGAAGGGACGGACCACGCCCGCCAATGGTGCGATTGGCTGGCCGATTGCGTGATGGACCGGCGCGATGCGCAGACCCGCCCTGTGGCCACGCGGCTGGCAACCCACGTGGCACTGGCCGAACGCCTGACGCGGGGCTGTGCCGAGGATGCGGAGATCACGATGTGGCGCCGCGACGGGGGGGAAAAGGCGCAGGATGTCGTTGCCCGCCTGGCGCTCGATGCCGATCACGGCGGCACCGTCACCGCACGGGATTACGACGCGATCTTTGGTGCCATCCTGTCAGGCGAAGACATGCGCAAACCGGGGGAACCCCGGTCCGATATCCTGATCTGGGGCACGCTTGAGGCGCGGGTGCAGGGCGCCGGTTTGGTCATCCTGGCCGGACTGAACGAAGGCAGCTGGCCCGAGGCGCCAACGCCGGACCTGTGGCTGAACCGCCCGTTGCGCAAGGCCGCAGGGCTGCTGTTGCCGGATCGGCGGATCGGGCTGTCGGCGCATGATTTCCAGCAGGCCGTCGCCGCGCCCCAGGTCTGGCTGACCCGCGCGACCAAGACGGAGGGCGCGGAAACCGTTGCCTCCCGCTGGCTGAACCGGCTGAAGAACCTGATGTCCGGCCTGCCCCCCGCTGGCCCGCAGGCCTGGGCCGACATGACCGCGCGCGGGGCCGAATGGCTGGCCTTGGCGCGCCGGTTGGAAGATGCCGGACCGCCGCAACCCGCGCCGCGCCCGTCGCCGCGCCCACCGGTGGCGGCGCGACCGCGCAAGATGTCGGTGACAGAGGTCGAAAAGCTGATCCGCGACCCCTATGCCATCTACGCCAAGAAAATTCTCGGCCTTCGCCCGCTGGATCCGCTGATGAAGGCGCCGGATGCGCGGCTGCGCGGGATCATCGCGCATGAGGTGTTTGAAACCTTCGTGAAAGGATTGCAGGACGGCACATTGCCCAACACCCCCGAGGCGCTGACCGATGTCGCGGCGCAGGTGCTGTCCGATCTGGTCCCCTGGACGGAGGCGCGGCTGCTGTGGCACTCCCGGATCGCGCGCATCGCCGAATGGTTCTGCGAGCGGGAGGACAACCGGCAGGCCCATCTTGACCTGACCAGCCCTGAGGCGGAGGGCAGGGCGGAAATCCCATCCCTCGGATTTACCCTGACGGCCAAGGCCGACCGCGTGGATCGCGACCGCGACGGGCGCTACCGGCTTTATGACTACAAGACCGGCAGCGCGCCCAGCGCCAAGGAGCAGAAGTTCTTTGCCAAGCAATTGCTGCTGGAGGCCGCGATCGCCGAACGCGCTGGATTTGCCAGGATGGGGCCGATGGCCGTGGCGGAGGCGATCTATATCCAACTGTCGAACGACCCCAAGGAAGTGCCCGTGCCGCTGGAGGACGTGCCCCCCGGGCAGGCCTGGGAGGAGCTGACCCGCCTGATCACAGCCTGGTTGCAGCCGGAACGCGGCTATACCTCTCGTGCCGCGATGAAACGGGATGCGGCGGCGGGGGATTACGATCTTCTCGCGCGGTTCGGAGAATGGGATTACACCGACGATCCCCAGCCGGAGGACATGCCATGA
- the trxA gene encoding thioredoxin: MATVAVTDDTFDAEVKQADKPVLVDVWAEWCGPCKQIGPALEELSDELADKVKIVKVDADSNPNTVMSMGVRGIPALFIFKDGEIISNRSGAAPKAALQSWIEDSI; this comes from the coding sequence ATGGCCACCGTCGCCGTAACCGATGACACCTTCGATGCCGAAGTTAAGCAAGCAGACAAGCCCGTGCTGGTCGATGTCTGGGCCGAATGGTGCGGCCCGTGCAAGCAGATCGGCCCCGCGCTGGAAGAACTGTCCGACGAGTTGGCCGACAAGGTCAAGATCGTGAAGGTCGACGCCGACAGCAACCCCAACACCGTCATGTCCATGGGCGTGCGCGGCATCCCGGCGCTGTTCATCTTCAAGGACGGCGAGATCATCTCCAACCGCAGTGGCGCCGCACCCAAAGCCGCGCTGCAAAGCTGGATCGAAGACAGCATCTGA
- a CDS encoding Tim44/TimA family putative adaptor protein, which translates to MNSPILQLLVLAGIAVFLILRLRNVLGTREGFEKPPVANEEPRQMPRDHGFEVIEGGPDPDITDHVAEDSPAARALAEMKAVEPSFNVTEFLAGARGAYEMILMGFERGDLAEIKPFLDQEVYASFAEVVEARERDGLKIEAEFVGVRDMKLIDVNFYPQDNLAELTVRFTGQLTSVVRDRAGEIIEGVPGEIKTQRDSWTFARHMGEDDPNWQLVATGE; encoded by the coding sequence ATGAACTCTCCCATTCTACAGCTTCTCGTTCTGGCGGGGATCGCCGTATTCCTGATCCTCCGGCTTCGGAATGTTCTGGGCACGCGCGAAGGTTTCGAAAAACCCCCCGTCGCGAACGAGGAACCGCGCCAGATGCCCCGTGATCACGGGTTCGAGGTGATCGAGGGCGGCCCCGATCCCGACATTACCGACCACGTCGCCGAAGACAGCCCCGCCGCCCGCGCCCTGGCGGAGATGAAGGCGGTGGAACCCTCGTTCAACGTCACCGAATTCCTGGCCGGTGCGCGCGGCGCCTACGAGATGATCCTCATGGGGTTCGAGCGTGGCGACCTGGCGGAGATCAAACCGTTCCTGGATCAGGAGGTCTACGCCAGCTTTGCGGAGGTGGTTGAAGCGCGCGAACGTGACGGTCTGAAAATCGAGGCGGAGTTCGTCGGTGTGCGCGACATGAAGTTGATCGACGTGAACTTCTACCCCCAGGACAACCTGGCAGAGCTGACGGTTCGGTTCACCGGGCAGCTGACCTCGGTCGTGCGCGACCGCGCCGGCGAGATCATCGAAGGCGTGCCGGGCGAGATCAAGACACAGCGCGACAGTTGGACCTTTGCCCGCCACATGGGCGAGGACGACCCCAACTGGCAGCTTGTCGCCACGGGCGAATGA